One Acidobacteriota bacterium genomic region harbors:
- a CDS encoding tetratricopeptide repeat protein — MKSLQREISRSLVEALDREIRSRGRGAISKLEQALGQSTGWWLYHANSGNLNLHCFLAALDHLGLDPVLFIRRHLDDDDTLHFDRPQGPAPELVAVAKKRFREQIPGTGVGKALLESLDERRRTEPEKAFQLALMAVEHVELELLPMLCGVIGSALRLLLRLDEAAHWLQLGLRETARSGDILSHGHLLRRYSYVLMERTELPEAVRAAEKATLLLLQAGDEVGSAKGWVEQGMWYLYLNRNDSSKRCLELALNYLPSEEQRYRCTAHHCLGLVAQQQGDLETALRYIKIAASEAPDKEKRDRAKFLWLAGRIQADLGEVEAAITTLSKAIRILHDLHPGEAALATCDLVATYLRAGRCSEAFTTAHSMVALLEPLKKNRIVSRAIAELLRAGKEGLSLALIERVTTRIEGERKKPKTWRQLRLSSKAA, encoded by the coding sequence TTGAAATCTCTTCAGAGGGAGATCAGTAGGAGTCTGGTCGAGGCGCTGGATCGGGAGATCCGGAGCCGGGGGCGGGGGGCTATCTCGAAGTTGGAGCAGGCTTTAGGGCAAAGCACCGGCTGGTGGCTCTACCACGCCAACAGTGGGAATCTGAACCTCCACTGCTTCCTGGCTGCTCTCGACCACCTGGGCCTGGACCCGGTCTTGTTCATTCGGCGCCATCTGGACGATGACGACACTCTGCACTTCGACCGCCCCCAAGGGCCGGCTCCGGAGCTGGTGGCCGTAGCGAAGAAGCGGTTCCGCGAGCAGATCCCGGGCACAGGCGTCGGGAAAGCACTGCTCGAAAGCTTGGACGAGCGGAGGCGCACGGAGCCGGAGAAGGCCTTCCAGCTTGCGCTGATGGCGGTCGAGCACGTGGAGCTCGAGCTGCTCCCCATGCTCTGCGGCGTCATCGGTTCGGCGCTCCGACTCCTCCTCCGGCTGGACGAAGCGGCACATTGGCTACAGCTGGGCCTGCGAGAGACGGCCCGAAGTGGCGACATCCTCTCTCACGGGCATCTGCTACGGCGGTACTCCTATGTGCTGATGGAGAGGACAGAGCTTCCGGAAGCGGTTCGGGCCGCGGAGAAGGCGACGCTGCTGCTCTTACAGGCTGGCGACGAGGTAGGGAGTGCCAAGGGCTGGGTCGAACAGGGCATGTGGTACCTGTACCTCAACCGAAACGACTCTTCTAAGCGATGCTTAGAGCTAGCCTTGAACTACCTCCCTAGCGAAGAACAAAGGTACCGTTGCACGGCACACCACTGTCTTGGCCTGGTCGCCCAGCAACAGGGGGACCTAGAAACCGCGCTGAGATACATCAAGATTGCAGCTTCGGAAGCGCCAGACAAAGAGAAGCGAGATCGAGCCAAGTTCTTATGGTTGGCCGGTCGGATCCAGGCCGATCTCGGGGAAGTCGAGGCCGCGATCACAACGCTCTCCAAAGCAATCCGGATCCTGCATGACCTCCATCCGGGAGAGGCGGCTCTCGCGACCTGTGACCTAGTGGCCACGTACCTCCGAGCGGGCCGCTGCTCAGAGGCTTTCACCACCGCCCACTCGATGGTTGCCCTGCTCGAACCGCTGAAGAAGAACCGCATCGTATCCCGAGCCATCGCCGAGCTGCTGCGAGCGGGCAAAGAGGGGCTCTCGCTCGCCCTCATCGAGCGGGTGACCACCCGCATCGAGGGTGAGCGAAAAAAGCCCAAGACCTGGAGACAACTGCGACTCTCTTCGAAAGCCGCCTAA